Proteins from a single region of Echeneis naucrates chromosome 14, fEcheNa1.1, whole genome shotgun sequence:
- the snx12 gene encoding sorting nexin-12 isoform X2 — MTESAVADTRRLNSKPQDLTDAYGPPSNFLEIDVYDPQIVGVGRNRYTTYEVRMRTNLPIFKLKDSCVRRRYSDFEWLKNELERDSKIVVPPLPGKALKRQLPFRGDEGLFEESFIEERRSGLEQFINRIAGHPLAQNERCLHMFLQEESIDRNYIPGKV; from the exons ATGACAGAGTCTGCGGTGGCCGACACTCGCCGGTTGAATTCAAAGCCCCAGGACCTGACCGATGCGTACGGCCCCCCCAGTAATTTTCTGGAAATAGACGTTTACGACCCACAAATCGTTGGAGTCGGGCGGAACCGGTACACAACTTACGAAGTTCGCATGAGG ACAAACCTTCCCATTTTCAAACTGAAGGATTCCTGTGTGAGAAGAAGATACAGTGACTTTGAGTGGTTAAAGAATGAGCTGGAAAGAGACAGTAAG ATTGTAGTACCACCTCTGCCAGGCAAAGCCTTGAAGAGACAGTTGCCATTCCGTGGAGATGAGGGCCTTTTTGAGGAGTCCTTCATTGAAGAACGGCGATCAGGCCTGGAGCAGTTCATCAACAG AATTGCAGGTCACCCTTTGGCCCAGAATGAACGCTGTCTTCACATGTTTCTGCAAGAGGAAAGCATTGACCGTAACTACATTCCTGGAAAA gTATGA
- the snx12 gene encoding sorting nexin-12 isoform X3, with the protein MTESAVADTRRLNSKPQDLTDAYGPPSNFLEIDTNLPIFKLKDSCVRRRYSDFEWLKNELERDSKIVVPPLPGKALKRQLPFRGDEGLFEESFIEERRSGLEQFINRIAGHPLAQNERCLHMFLQEESIDRNYIPGKVRH; encoded by the exons ATGACAGAGTCTGCGGTGGCCGACACTCGCCGGTTGAATTCAAAGCCCCAGGACCTGACCGATGCGTACGGCCCCCCCAGTAATTTTCTGGAAATAGAC ACAAACCTTCCCATTTTCAAACTGAAGGATTCCTGTGTGAGAAGAAGATACAGTGACTTTGAGTGGTTAAAGAATGAGCTGGAAAGAGACAGTAAG ATTGTAGTACCACCTCTGCCAGGCAAAGCCTTGAAGAGACAGTTGCCATTCCGTGGAGATGAGGGCCTTTTTGAGGAGTCCTTCATTGAAGAACGGCGATCAGGCCTGGAGCAGTTCATCAACAG AATTGCAGGTCACCCTTTGGCCCAGAATGAACGCTGTCTTCACATGTTTCTGCAAGAGGAAAGCATTGACCGTAACTACATTCCTGGAAAAGTACGACACTAG
- the snx12 gene encoding sorting nexin-12 isoform X4, with translation MTESAVADTRRLNSKPQDLTDAYGPPSNFLEIDVYDPQIVGVGRNRYTTYEVRMRIVVPPLPGKALKRQLPFRGDEGLFEESFIEERRSGLEQFINRIAGHPLAQNERCLHMFLQEESIDRNYIPGKVRH, from the exons ATGACAGAGTCTGCGGTGGCCGACACTCGCCGGTTGAATTCAAAGCCCCAGGACCTGACCGATGCGTACGGCCCCCCCAGTAATTTTCTGGAAATAGACGTTTACGACCCACAAATCGTTGGAGTCGGGCGGAACCGGTACACAACTTACGAAGTTCGCATGAGG ATTGTAGTACCACCTCTGCCAGGCAAAGCCTTGAAGAGACAGTTGCCATTCCGTGGAGATGAGGGCCTTTTTGAGGAGTCCTTCATTGAAGAACGGCGATCAGGCCTGGAGCAGTTCATCAACAG AATTGCAGGTCACCCTTTGGCCCAGAATGAACGCTGTCTTCACATGTTTCTGCAAGAGGAAAGCATTGACCGTAACTACATTCCTGGAAAAGTACGACACTAG
- the snx12 gene encoding sorting nexin-12 isoform X1, producing MTESAVADTRRLNSKPQDLTDAYGPPSNFLEIDVYDPQIVGVGRNRYTTYEVRMRTNLPIFKLKDSCVRRRYSDFEWLKNELERDSKIVVPPLPGKALKRQLPFRGDEGLFEESFIEERRSGLEQFINRIAGHPLAQNERCLHMFLQEESIDRNYIPGKVRH from the exons ATGACAGAGTCTGCGGTGGCCGACACTCGCCGGTTGAATTCAAAGCCCCAGGACCTGACCGATGCGTACGGCCCCCCCAGTAATTTTCTGGAAATAGACGTTTACGACCCACAAATCGTTGGAGTCGGGCGGAACCGGTACACAACTTACGAAGTTCGCATGAGG ACAAACCTTCCCATTTTCAAACTGAAGGATTCCTGTGTGAGAAGAAGATACAGTGACTTTGAGTGGTTAAAGAATGAGCTGGAAAGAGACAGTAAG ATTGTAGTACCACCTCTGCCAGGCAAAGCCTTGAAGAGACAGTTGCCATTCCGTGGAGATGAGGGCCTTTTTGAGGAGTCCTTCATTGAAGAACGGCGATCAGGCCTGGAGCAGTTCATCAACAG AATTGCAGGTCACCCTTTGGCCCAGAATGAACGCTGTCTTCACATGTTTCTGCAAGAGGAAAGCATTGACCGTAACTACATTCCTGGAAAAGTACGACACTAG